A window from Sebastes fasciatus isolate fSebFas1 chromosome 22, fSebFas1.pri, whole genome shotgun sequence encodes these proteins:
- the LOC141760418 gene encoding ankyrin repeat domain-containing protein 46 yields the protein MSYVFINDSSQTNVPLLQACIDGDLPFAKRLLETGCDPNIRDNRGRTGLHLAAARGNVDICRLLHKFGADLLATDYQGNTALHLCGHVDTIQFLVSNGLKIDICNHNGSTPLVLAKRRGVNKDAIRLLEGLEEQEVKGFNRGPHSKLETMQMADSESAMESHSLLNPNLQSSEGVLSSFRTTWQEFVEDLGFWRVLLLLVVIALLSLGIAYYVSGVLPFSTSQLELVH from the exons ATGTCCTATGTCTTCATCAACGACTCGTCGCAGACCAACGTGCCTCTGCTACAGGCCTGCATTGATGGAGACCTGCCTTTCGCCAAGAGGCTCCTGGAGACGGGATGCGACCCCAACATCCGTGACAACAGGGGCCGCACCGGCCTGCACCTAGCCGCCGCACGGGGTAACGTGGACATATGCCGCCTCCTGCACAAGTTCGGGGCCGACCTGTTGGCGACCGATTATCAAGGAAATACAGCGCTGCATCTGTGTGGTCATGTGGATACGATACAGTTCCTGGTTTCCAACGGGCTGAAGATCGATATCTG TAACCACAATGGCTCGACCCCTCTGGTGCTGGCGAAGAGACGTGGCGTCAACAAGGACGCCATCCGTCTGCTGGAAGGACTGGAGGAGCAGGAGGTGAAGGGCTTCAACAGAGGACCCCATTCCAAGCTGGAGACCATGCAGATGGCCGACAGCGAGAG TGCGATGGAGAGCCACTCCTTACTGAACCCCAACCTGCAGAGCAGCGAGGGTGTCCTGTCCAGCTTCAGGACCACCTGGCAGGAGTTCGTGGAGGATCTGGGCTTCTggagggtgctgctgctgctggtggtcatCGCCCTCCTCTCCCTGGGGATCGCCTACTACGTCAGCGGGGTCCTGCCTTTCTCCACCAGCCAGCTGGAGCTGGTGCACTGA